A single region of the Arthrobacter sp. V1I7 genome encodes:
- a CDS encoding M20 family metallo-hydrolase — protein MNSAAFLEDFHQVATIGATPDNGVDRQAATPEDAQTRHWFAGWVRDAGWELRVDGIGNMFGLLEWTPGAPYVLVGSHLDSQPLGGRFDGAYGVVAALHAARRLDTEVAEGGAAPRFNLAVVNWFNEEGGRFAPSIMGSSVFAGLLQREQMLDVADLQGITVRAALDGIGYLGTDEGPKAAGYAEIHIEQGRILEREGTAVGLVDSSWYTQKLDIEVLGEQSHTGATAMADRHDALVAAAKIILMVHDVTRDFAEEALVSSVGQLTLEPNSPIVVARRVHLVADLRSGDPDIVRAARAKLIADIDVLAREHDIKVNVKDFDIRPIRRFPEGGLELADKVAADLGLSARRIQTMAGHDSVAMNTMAPSVMLFIPSVDGVSHCEREFSTDEDMVAGVDMLTGVARELVAGALAGAASEPTAALA, from the coding sequence ATGAACTCAGCAGCTTTCCTCGAAGACTTCCACCAGGTCGCCACCATCGGCGCCACGCCCGATAACGGCGTCGACCGCCAGGCCGCAACGCCGGAGGATGCGCAGACACGCCACTGGTTCGCCGGGTGGGTGCGCGACGCCGGATGGGAACTCCGGGTGGACGGAATCGGCAACATGTTCGGGCTGCTGGAGTGGACGCCGGGGGCACCCTATGTGCTGGTCGGGTCCCACCTGGACAGCCAGCCGCTCGGCGGCCGGTTCGACGGCGCGTACGGCGTCGTTGCCGCCCTGCACGCGGCCCGGCGGCTGGACACCGAGGTTGCCGAGGGCGGGGCCGCGCCGCGGTTCAACCTGGCGGTGGTGAACTGGTTCAACGAGGAGGGCGGCCGGTTCGCCCCGAGCATCATGGGAAGTTCGGTGTTTGCGGGACTCCTGCAGCGGGAACAGATGCTCGATGTTGCGGACCTGCAGGGCATCACGGTCCGTGCGGCGCTGGACGGCATCGGGTACCTCGGCACGGATGAGGGGCCCAAGGCCGCCGGCTACGCCGAGATCCACATCGAGCAGGGCCGGATCCTGGAACGCGAGGGCACCGCCGTCGGCCTGGTGGACAGCAGCTGGTACACGCAGAAACTGGACATCGAGGTGCTCGGCGAACAGTCGCATACCGGAGCGACGGCCATGGCGGACCGGCATGACGCCCTGGTGGCGGCCGCCAAGATCATTCTTATGGTGCACGACGTCACGAGGGACTTCGCCGAGGAGGCCCTCGTCTCATCGGTGGGGCAGCTGACACTGGAGCCGAACTCGCCCATTGTGGTGGCCCGAAGGGTCCATCTCGTCGCGGACCTCCGCTCCGGCGATCCGGACATCGTCAGGGCGGCCCGCGCCAAACTCATCGCCGACATCGACGTGCTGGCGCGCGAGCACGACATCAAAGTCAATGTGAAGGACTTCGACATCCGGCCGATCCGCCGCTTCCCCGAAGGCGGACTCGAGCTCGCGGACAAGGTGGCTGCAGACCTGGGCCTTTCCGCACGGCGGATCCAGACCATGGCCGGCCACGATTCCGTGGCCATGAACACGATGGCGCCGTCGGTCATGCTCTTCATCCCCAGCGTCGACGGCGTCTCGCACTGCGAACGGGAATTCAGCACCGACGAGGACATGGTTGCCGGCGTGGACATGCTCACCGGTGTGGCCCGGGAGCTGGTAGCCGGCGCGCTGGCCGGTGCCGCCTCCGAGCCGACGGCGGCCCTGGCATGA
- a CDS encoding LysR family transcriptional regulator, which yields MAKPFTLTQLRYFAVVAELENMTAAAERLLVTQSTLSTAMAQLEASLSTQLFVRLRTRGLRLTPSGRQLAHDIKVLLEHADSLYESARGLATSLVGELKVGVFAPLAPFRLPAILQTFEVQHPGVEVSFLEADLASLQTALLEGQCDVALMYGLGLGRGFTHTVLERVPPHVLVHAEHPAASRPERSIALKDLDGEPAVVLDLPHSREYYEQLYAIAGVVPNVRHRFAGYETVRSFVAKGHGYAMLNQRLHSDLTYSGGRVVALTLTDDFPPIEVMLVRPEGVQPTRRALAFEETCIRLYGAVRQ from the coding sequence ATGGCGAAGCCCTTTACCTTGACCCAGCTGCGGTATTTCGCGGTGGTGGCCGAGCTCGAAAACATGACAGCGGCAGCCGAAAGACTGCTCGTGACACAGTCCACCCTGTCCACCGCAATGGCCCAGCTCGAAGCAAGCTTGTCGACCCAGCTGTTTGTCCGGCTCCGGACCCGCGGCCTGCGGCTGACACCGTCCGGCCGGCAGCTTGCCCACGACATCAAGGTGCTGCTGGAGCATGCGGATTCGCTGTACGAGTCGGCCCGGGGGCTCGCGACAAGCCTGGTCGGAGAGCTCAAGGTGGGCGTGTTTGCGCCCCTGGCGCCCTTCAGGCTGCCCGCAATCCTGCAGACCTTCGAAGTGCAGCATCCGGGGGTCGAGGTCTCCTTTTTGGAGGCCGATCTGGCGAGTTTGCAGACCGCTCTCCTCGAAGGGCAGTGCGATGTCGCGTTGATGTACGGTCTCGGCCTGGGCCGGGGCTTCACCCACACGGTGCTCGAGCGGGTGCCCCCTCATGTGCTGGTCCATGCTGAACACCCAGCGGCGTCCCGGCCCGAGCGGAGCATCGCGCTGAAGGATCTCGACGGCGAACCGGCGGTGGTGCTGGATCTCCCGCACAGCAGGGAATACTACGAGCAGCTGTACGCGATCGCGGGGGTGGTTCCCAACGTCCGGCACCGCTTTGCGGGGTATGAAACGGTGCGCTCGTTTGTGGCGAAGGGGCACGGCTACGCCATGCTGAACCAGCGGCTCCACAGCGACCTGACGTATTCCGGCGGCAGGGTGGTGGCCCTGACCCTGACGGATGATTTCCCGCCGATCGAGGTGATGCTGGTCCGGCCCGAGGGGGTGCAACCCACCCGCCGGGCACTCGCCTTTGAGGAGACCTGCATTCGTCTCTACGGCGCCGTCCGGCAGTAA
- a CDS encoding CoA-acylating methylmalonate-semialdehyde dehydrogenase, translated as MNIIEHWINGSYVPAGTRTAPVTNPATGKVTGQVSLASEDESHAAIAAAKAAFPAWRDTSIARRTQILFAFRELLNSRKGELAAIITSEHGKVLDDALGEVTRGQEVVEFACGIPHLLKGSYTENASTNVDVHSVRQALGPVAVISPFNFPAMVPMWFFPLAIAAGNTVVVKPSEKDPTAANWMAELWKEAGLPDGVFNVLHGDKVAVDALLNHPDIKAVSFVGSTPIAKYVYQTATANGKRVQALGGAKNHMIVLPDADLDLAADAAINAGFGSAGERCMAISALLAVGEIADELVAKIAQRAASLRTGDGLRGCDMGPLVTAQHRDKVAGYIDAGEASGATLVVDGRGIAADAEGDGFFVGPTLFDQVTPDMSIYQDEIFGPVLSVLRVDSYDEALEMINGNPYGNGTAIFTNDGGAARRFENEVEVGMVGINVPVPVPMAYYSFGGWKNSLFGDTHAHGTEGVGFFTRGKAVTSRWLDPSHGGINLGFPQNA; from the coding sequence TTGAACATCATCGAGCACTGGATCAACGGCAGCTACGTCCCTGCCGGCACGCGCACGGCCCCGGTGACGAACCCGGCCACGGGCAAGGTCACCGGCCAGGTTTCGCTGGCAAGCGAGGACGAGAGCCATGCCGCCATTGCGGCCGCCAAGGCCGCGTTCCCCGCCTGGCGCGACACCTCCATTGCCCGCCGCACCCAGATCCTCTTCGCCTTCCGCGAACTGCTCAACTCCCGCAAGGGCGAACTCGCCGCCATCATCACCTCGGAGCACGGAAAGGTCCTGGACGATGCCCTCGGAGAAGTCACCCGGGGCCAGGAAGTCGTCGAGTTCGCCTGCGGCATCCCCCATCTGCTCAAGGGCAGCTACACCGAGAACGCGTCCACCAACGTGGACGTCCACTCCGTCCGCCAGGCCCTTGGCCCGGTCGCCGTCATCAGCCCGTTCAACTTCCCGGCCATGGTCCCGATGTGGTTCTTCCCGCTGGCCATCGCCGCCGGCAACACGGTCGTCGTCAAGCCCAGCGAAAAGGACCCCACGGCCGCGAACTGGATGGCCGAACTCTGGAAGGAAGCCGGCCTGCCGGACGGCGTCTTCAACGTCCTGCATGGCGACAAGGTGGCCGTCGACGCCCTGCTCAACCACCCGGACATCAAGGCCGTCTCCTTCGTCGGCTCCACCCCGATCGCCAAGTACGTCTATCAGACCGCGACGGCCAACGGGAAGCGCGTCCAGGCCCTCGGCGGAGCCAAGAACCACATGATCGTCCTGCCCGACGCCGATCTGGACCTCGCCGCCGACGCCGCCATCAATGCCGGATTCGGATCGGCGGGCGAACGCTGCATGGCCATCTCGGCCCTGCTCGCGGTGGGCGAGATCGCTGATGAATTGGTGGCCAAGATTGCCCAGCGTGCGGCTTCCCTGCGCACAGGCGACGGCCTGCGCGGCTGCGACATGGGCCCGCTGGTCACGGCCCAGCACCGGGACAAAGTCGCCGGCTACATTGATGCGGGCGAAGCCTCAGGTGCCACCCTCGTCGTGGACGGGCGCGGGATCGCCGCCGACGCCGAAGGTGACGGCTTCTTCGTCGGACCCACGCTGTTCGACCAGGTCACTCCGGACATGTCCATCTACCAGGATGAGATCTTCGGCCCCGTCCTGTCCGTACTCCGCGTTGACAGCTACGACGAAGCGCTCGAGATGATCAACGGCAACCCCTACGGCAACGGCACCGCCATTTTCACCAACGACGGCGGCGCGGCGCGGCGCTTCGAGAACGAAGTGGAGGTGGGCATGGTGGGCATCAACGTCCCCGTTCCGGTCCCCATGGCCTACTACTCCTTCGGCGGCTGGAAGAACTCGCTGTTCGGGGATACCCACGCCCACGGCACCGAGGGCGTCGGCTTCTTCACCCGCGGCAAGGCGGTCACCTCCCGCTGGCTGGATCCAAGCCACGGCGGCATCAACCTCGGCTTCCCGCAGAACGCCTGA
- a CDS encoding MFS transporter has product MTINDITDPPVSASQTTPSAPALDKDAPRSGPLGITRMQKRVLAGGSIGQFIEFYDFTLYGLTAVIFSQLFFPGSNPVTAMLATFATFGVAFVVRPIGGLFFGALGDRIGRRRVLTITLVAIGGATALMGLLPTYGQIGAWAPVLLVLCRLVQGFSAGGESVGAPSFVFEHAPVSRRGFWLNITIAATALPSVVAGSMILILSQSMPNEAFMAWGWRLPFLLALPLALFGVWIRSRTVESDAFNEAKAARTKEFSPVREAFRENRLRMVQVIFVMGLTAMGFYFLSAYFVSYVQTTGHLSREQSLLVNAAALALYAVLLPLGGRLGDRFGRKPMLIAGSAALALLSVPSFMLVTSGSLPLALLGQSLFVVALCIYGGGCYTFFVEIFTTRTRFTSAAISYNGAYALFGGTAPFIGTALVGGTGVPHAPGFYMAAAAAVVLLLVLFTKVPETRGRMG; this is encoded by the coding sequence ATGACGATCAACGACATCACGGACCCCCCGGTGTCCGCTTCCCAGACCACTCCATCCGCCCCGGCCCTGGACAAGGACGCCCCGCGGTCCGGACCCCTCGGCATCACCAGGATGCAGAAGCGGGTCCTCGCCGGCGGCAGCATCGGGCAGTTCATCGAGTTCTACGATTTCACGCTCTACGGCCTCACCGCCGTCATCTTCTCGCAACTGTTCTTCCCGGGCAGCAACCCCGTCACGGCCATGCTTGCCACTTTCGCCACCTTCGGCGTCGCCTTCGTGGTCCGCCCCATCGGCGGCCTGTTCTTCGGCGCGCTCGGCGACCGGATCGGCCGTCGCCGGGTCCTGACCATCACGCTCGTCGCCATCGGCGGGGCCACCGCCCTGATGGGGCTGCTGCCGACCTACGGCCAGATCGGCGCCTGGGCACCGGTGTTGCTGGTCCTCTGCCGGCTGGTCCAGGGCTTCTCGGCCGGCGGCGAATCGGTGGGAGCGCCGTCGTTTGTCTTCGAGCATGCCCCGGTCAGCCGCCGCGGGTTCTGGCTCAACATCACCATCGCCGCCACGGCGCTGCCCTCCGTCGTGGCCGGTTCGATGATCCTCATCCTGAGCCAGTCAATGCCCAACGAAGCCTTCATGGCGTGGGGCTGGCGCCTGCCGTTCCTGCTGGCCCTGCCGCTCGCCCTGTTCGGCGTCTGGATCCGCAGCCGGACGGTGGAAAGCGATGCGTTCAATGAGGCCAAGGCTGCCCGGACCAAGGAATTCAGCCCGGTCCGCGAAGCCTTCCGCGAAAACCGGCTCCGTATGGTCCAGGTCATCTTCGTCATGGGCCTCACCGCAATGGGCTTCTACTTCCTCTCGGCCTATTTCGTCTCCTACGTCCAGACCACCGGCCACCTGAGCCGTGAGCAGTCTCTCCTGGTCAACGCCGCCGCCCTCGCCCTCTACGCCGTCCTGCTTCCTCTCGGCGGCCGGCTCGGCGACCGCTTCGGCCGCAAACCAATGCTCATTGCCGGTTCGGCCGCGCTGGCCCTGCTTTCCGTGCCGAGCTTCATGCTGGTGACCAGCGGCAGCCTCCCTCTCGCCCTCCTGGGCCAGTCCCTCTTCGTGGTGGCGCTCTGCATCTACGGCGGAGGCTGCTACACCTTCTTCGTTGAAATCTTCACGACCCGCACCCGCTTCACCTCGGCGGCCATCAGCTACAACGGCGCCTACGCGCTCTTCGGCGGCACCGCACCGTTCATCGGTACCGCCCTCGTCGGCGGCACCGGAGTGCCCCACGCGCCCGGCTTCTACATGGCCGCGGCGGCCGCCGTCGTGCTCCTCCTGGTGCTGTTCACCAAGGTTCCCGAGACGCGCGGCCGCATGGGCTGA
- a CDS encoding aspartate aminotransferase family protein, whose translation MTSTLENGTLPQQEAADGARRAYELDRKHVFHSWSAQDLLDPMVITAAEGSHVWDGEGNKYLDFSSQLVNTNIGHQHPAVVSAIAAQATKLCTIAPSYVNDARSEAARLIAERTPGELDKIFFTNGGADANEHAVRMARLHTGRPKVLSAYRSYHGGTQLAVNLTGDPRRWASDNGSTGTVHFFPPYLYRTAFHSTTQEEESQRALEHLEQLISFEGPSTIAALILESIPGTAGIYMPPPGYLQGVRELCTRHGIVLIADEVMAGFGRTGKWFAVEHFDVVPDLLTFAKGVNSGYVPLGGVAINPEIAATFGQRVYPGGLTYSGHPLATAAAVATINAMADEQIVEHAAFLGEHVIGPALAGFAENHVSVGEVRGTGVFWAIELVKDRTTREPLAPYGSSSPEMNQLVAACKSRGLLPFANFNRIHVVPPCNTRVEDARTGLAILDEVLTIADGFAA comes from the coding sequence ATGACCTCCACCCTTGAAAACGGAACCCTCCCGCAGCAGGAGGCCGCCGACGGCGCCCGGCGCGCCTACGAACTGGACCGCAAGCACGTCTTCCACTCCTGGTCCGCCCAGGACCTCCTGGACCCCATGGTGATCACCGCCGCCGAGGGATCGCACGTCTGGGACGGAGAAGGAAACAAGTATCTGGACTTCTCCTCCCAGTTGGTCAACACCAACATCGGCCACCAGCACCCCGCCGTCGTCTCCGCCATCGCAGCCCAGGCCACCAAGTTGTGCACCATCGCGCCGAGCTACGTCAACGACGCCCGCTCGGAGGCAGCGCGTCTGATTGCCGAACGGACACCCGGCGAACTGGACAAGATCTTCTTCACCAACGGGGGCGCCGACGCCAATGAGCACGCGGTGCGGATGGCGCGGCTGCACACCGGCCGGCCTAAGGTCCTCTCGGCCTACCGCTCCTACCATGGCGGAACGCAGCTCGCCGTCAACCTCACGGGCGACCCACGCCGCTGGGCCAGCGACAACGGCAGCACCGGCACGGTCCATTTTTTCCCGCCGTACCTGTACCGCACGGCTTTCCACTCCACGACGCAGGAAGAGGAAAGCCAGCGGGCGCTCGAGCACCTGGAGCAGCTGATCAGTTTCGAGGGTCCGTCCACGATCGCGGCACTGATCCTGGAATCGATCCCCGGGACCGCCGGCATCTACATGCCACCGCCGGGTTATCTGCAGGGCGTGCGTGAACTGTGCACGCGCCACGGCATCGTGCTGATCGCCGACGAGGTGATGGCGGGCTTCGGCAGGACCGGCAAGTGGTTCGCCGTCGAGCACTTCGATGTCGTCCCGGACCTGCTGACCTTCGCCAAAGGAGTGAACTCCGGGTACGTCCCGCTGGGCGGCGTGGCCATCAACCCCGAGATCGCGGCTACATTCGGACAACGGGTCTACCCGGGTGGACTGACCTACTCCGGCCATCCGCTCGCGACGGCGGCGGCCGTGGCCACCATCAACGCCATGGCGGATGAGCAGATCGTGGAACACGCTGCGTTCCTCGGCGAGCACGTGATCGGCCCGGCCCTGGCCGGCTTCGCCGAAAACCACGTCTCGGTGGGTGAAGTGCGCGGCACGGGCGTCTTTTGGGCCATCGAACTCGTCAAGGACCGCACAACGCGCGAACCGCTGGCTCCCTATGGAAGCTCCAGTCCGGAAATGAACCAGCTGGTGGCGGCCTGCAAGTCGCGCGGCCTGCTGCCGTTCGCCAACTTCAACCGCATCCACGTGGTCCCGCCCTGCAACACCCGGGTGGAGGATGCCCGGACCGGGCTTGCCATCCTGGACGAAGTACTCACCATCGCGGACGGCTTCGCGGCCTGA
- a CDS encoding PucR family transcriptional regulator, producing MLPTVGSILDLPVLRDAGPLLLGGAGALGNPVRWVHVSELLDLSGLLSGGELVLTTGLELEKEPGLTASFIRSLEQATASGLIVELVGDRKRSLDALRAAALGTAMPVIVVERRVRFVQVTEIVHRIIVAEQLERVERARDVHEAFTVLSLESAGTGQVVEQAAAMIGAPVVLEDLSHLVLAYSARQLRTTELLEDWERRSRTTPAPPETSRTGPEAWLQTPVGVRRNVWGRLVVPVPLDDDDAAAMVLERAAQTLAINRLAERDRRELSHQAQAGLLNALRQPRGLGEDEAQARAAALGLRRSPYYLPIVFRSGGAASGASPEDADPGGDPLAGQQEERALLEQLARVLKSVSGSALTASIRSGSVGMILAIPAKQLEDPTLQRLADALAGSDMPAGLPSGGGLPGGGPPGGGEPRRGLPGVPTEPSWSVGVGHLRGSLLEAAAGIDEASHVAETAATLRGDRKPFYRATDVRLRGLLALLRKDPRVQQFAESELEGVLQTEARDGGGHLELLGQYLESGGNKAALARTGYLSRPTLYARLARLEELLGVDLDDAESRTSLHVALLLHRLRGL from the coding sequence ATGTTGCCGACCGTCGGCTCGATCCTTGACCTTCCCGTTCTCCGCGATGCCGGTCCGCTCCTGCTCGGCGGCGCCGGGGCCCTCGGCAACCCGGTGCGCTGGGTCCACGTGAGCGAATTGCTCGACCTTTCCGGGCTCCTGTCGGGCGGAGAGCTGGTGCTTACCACCGGACTGGAGCTGGAAAAGGAACCCGGGCTCACGGCGTCGTTCATCAGGTCCCTGGAACAGGCGACGGCGTCGGGCCTGATTGTTGAACTCGTGGGCGACCGGAAGCGCAGCCTGGATGCACTGCGGGCGGCCGCGCTGGGCACGGCCATGCCCGTGATCGTGGTGGAACGCCGGGTGCGGTTCGTGCAGGTCACCGAAATTGTGCACCGGATCATCGTCGCCGAACAGCTGGAGCGGGTCGAACGCGCCCGCGACGTCCACGAAGCCTTCACCGTGTTGAGCCTGGAAAGCGCGGGGACCGGGCAGGTGGTGGAGCAGGCGGCCGCCATGATCGGCGCCCCGGTGGTCCTGGAGGACCTCTCGCACCTCGTCCTCGCGTACTCGGCCCGCCAGCTCCGGACCACCGAACTGCTGGAGGACTGGGAGCGGCGGTCGCGGACCACGCCGGCGCCGCCCGAGACGAGCCGCACGGGGCCCGAGGCTTGGCTGCAGACGCCGGTCGGGGTGCGCCGGAACGTCTGGGGGCGGCTGGTGGTGCCGGTCCCCCTCGACGACGACGACGCGGCGGCCATGGTGCTCGAACGCGCGGCACAGACACTGGCGATCAACCGGCTCGCCGAACGGGACCGGCGGGAGCTGAGCCACCAGGCCCAGGCGGGGCTTCTCAACGCCCTGCGTCAGCCCCGCGGCCTGGGCGAGGACGAGGCGCAGGCCCGCGCCGCGGCGCTGGGACTCAGACGGTCGCCGTACTACCTGCCGATTGTGTTCAGGAGCGGCGGAGCAGCTTCTGGTGCCTCGCCGGAAGACGCGGATCCGGGCGGTGACCCGCTCGCCGGGCAACAGGAGGAGCGTGCACTGCTGGAGCAGCTCGCCCGGGTCCTCAAATCCGTGTCAGGCAGTGCCCTGACCGCGAGCATCCGGTCCGGATCGGTCGGCATGATCCTGGCCATTCCCGCGAAGCAATTGGAGGATCCGACCCTGCAGCGTCTCGCCGATGCCCTCGCCGGCAGCGACATGCCAGCCGGCCTTCCCTCCGGCGGAGGCCTGCCCGGCGGAGGCCCGCCCGGCGGAGGCGAGCCCCGCCGAGGCCTGCCCGGCGTTCCGACGGAGCCGTCATGGAGCGTCGGCGTCGGACATCTGAGGGGTTCCTTGCTCGAAGCGGCGGCGGGCATTGACGAGGCCTCCCACGTCGCCGAAACCGCGGCGACGCTGCGGGGTGACCGGAAGCCGTTCTACCGGGCGACGGACGTCCGGCTTCGGGGGCTGCTGGCCCTGCTCCGCAAGGATCCGCGCGTGCAGCAGTTCGCGGAGTCAGAACTGGAGGGTGTCCTGCAAACCGAGGCTCGCGACGGCGGCGGGCACCTGGAGCTGCTGGGCCAGTACCTCGAGTCCGGCGGCAACAAGGCGGCGCTGGCCCGCACCGGCTATCTCAGCCGGCCGACGCTGTACGCGCGGCTGGCCCGCCTTGAAGAGCTCCTCGGCGTGGACCTCGACGACGCGGAATCACGGACCTCGCTGCACGTCGCCCTCCTCCTGCATCGGCTCCGGGGCCTGTGA
- a CDS encoding penicillin-binding transpeptidase domain-containing protein — protein sequence MGNSSKLSLVLVGLMLSAALVGCDDGRAGAQDAAKQLASAVAALDVGSVAFDGKDSGAANEQLQEVFKALAPDKPSVEAGELKLDSGTATAPLNYRWNVGPEEWTYTVDAQFKKSGDKWLTVWNPAMLVPELAEGEVLSMSAESPQRAAILGAGDVPLVAYRPVVNVGIDKPLLGGADAADAATRLAQLVGVDPAAYAQQVAASGPQAFVAAITLRADGRTITDEQIAAIPGGRAIPDSLPLAPTRTFARALLGTAAAASAEQIEASNGALKPGDTTGAGGLQQQYDAQLRGTDSTVIRAQKAGLTAEELKASPDPRRILFQVQGKPGTPLQTTLDVNLQQLAEDVLAKVGPASAIVALRPSTGAVLAAASGPGSNGYDTAMLGQYAPGSIFKMVDALAMIRNGMTPDSQIECPETLTVDGRTFKNAEGYPASSLGSVSLRDAFAHSCNTAFINARDGVSQAQLESAATSLGVAVEAPALGTAAFLGSVPGEATGTEHAASMIGQGKVLLSPLSAAVMAGSVAKGAPVSPQLVVNPNAGGADPAATPAPSPPTAGSTPTVSAEPPAKTTGTPVTAAEAASLADMMRAVVTSGHAGFLAEVPGAPVGAKTGTAEFGRDDPPKTHAWIVAVQGDLAVAVFVEDGGLGATTSGPLLKEFLTAAG from the coding sequence GTGGGGAACTCATCGAAACTGTCACTTGTCCTTGTTGGTCTGATGCTCAGCGCCGCCCTGGTGGGCTGCGACGACGGCCGCGCCGGCGCGCAGGACGCCGCGAAACAACTCGCCTCCGCCGTTGCGGCGCTCGACGTCGGCTCCGTCGCCTTCGACGGCAAGGACTCCGGCGCCGCTAACGAGCAGCTCCAGGAGGTGTTCAAGGCCCTGGCACCGGACAAGCCTTCGGTGGAGGCCGGCGAGCTGAAGCTGGACTCGGGTACGGCCACCGCGCCACTGAACTACCGCTGGAACGTCGGCCCCGAGGAATGGACGTACACGGTCGACGCCCAGTTCAAGAAGTCGGGCGACAAGTGGCTGACCGTCTGGAACCCTGCGATGCTGGTGCCTGAGCTGGCCGAGGGGGAAGTGCTGAGCATGTCGGCCGAATCGCCACAGCGTGCCGCCATCCTCGGCGCCGGTGACGTCCCGCTGGTGGCCTACCGGCCGGTGGTGAACGTCGGTATCGACAAGCCCCTGCTCGGCGGGGCCGACGCCGCGGATGCGGCCACCAGGCTGGCCCAGCTCGTGGGGGTCGACCCGGCTGCCTATGCGCAGCAGGTGGCGGCATCCGGACCCCAGGCGTTCGTTGCCGCCATCACCCTGCGCGCGGACGGACGCACCATCACCGATGAGCAGATTGCGGCGATTCCCGGCGGCCGGGCCATTCCGGACTCGCTCCCGCTGGCACCCACCCGCACCTTTGCGCGTGCCCTGCTGGGCACGGCCGCCGCTGCCAGCGCGGAGCAGATCGAAGCATCCAATGGGGCGCTGAAGCCCGGAGACACCACCGGCGCTGGCGGTCTCCAGCAGCAGTACGATGCCCAGTTGCGGGGCACGGATTCGACCGTGATCCGGGCCCAGAAAGCAGGGCTCACAGCCGAAGAACTCAAGGCATCCCCCGATCCGCGACGGATCCTGTTCCAGGTCCAGGGGAAACCGGGAACCCCGTTGCAGACCACCCTGGATGTGAACCTCCAGCAGCTTGCCGAGGACGTCCTGGCCAAGGTGGGTCCGGCATCGGCGATTGTGGCACTCCGCCCGTCCACCGGCGCCGTCCTCGCCGCCGCGTCCGGTCCGGGCAGCAACGGCTACGACACGGCCATGCTGGGCCAGTACGCCCCCGGCTCGATCTTCAAAATGGTGGACGCGCTGGCCATGATCCGCAACGGCATGACCCCCGATTCCCAGATCGAATGCCCCGAGACCCTCACCGTGGACGGCCGGACCTTCAAAAACGCCGAAGGCTACCCGGCGTCCTCGCTGGGTTCGGTAAGCCTCCGGGACGCCTTCGCGCACTCCTGCAACACGGCCTTCATCAATGCCCGGGACGGCGTGAGCCAGGCGCAGCTCGAAAGTGCCGCCACGTCGCTGGGCGTCGCCGTCGAAGCCCCCGCCCTGGGCACCGCAGCGTTCCTCGGCTCCGTCCCCGGCGAGGCCACAGGCACCGAACATGCCGCCTCGATGATCGGCCAGGGCAAGGTGCTGTTGTCCCCGCTGTCGGCCGCGGTCATGGCCGGCTCGGTCGCCAAGGGCGCCCCCGTCTCACCACAGCTCGTGGTGAACCCGAACGCCGGCGGCGCCGACCCGGCAGCCACGCCCGCACCGTCCCCGCCGACGGCAGGGAGCACGCCGACGGTGTCCGCCGAGCCCCCCGCGAAGACCACCGGCACACCGGTGACCGCAGCGGAGGCGGCCTCGCTCGCGGACATGATGCGCGCCGTCGTGACCTCCGGCCATGCCGGCTTCCTTGCCGAAGTGCCCGGCGCCCCGGTCGGCGCGAAGACCGGGACTGCCGAATTCGGCAGGGACGACCCGCCCAAGACCCATGCCTGGATCGTGGCCGTGCAGGGCGACCTTGCTGTTGCTGTGTTTGTCGAGGACGGCGGGCTCGGCGCCACCACATCCGGACCGCTGCTGAAGGAGTTCCTCACCGCCGCGGGCTGA